The Candidatus Poribacteria bacterium sequence GAACGTTCTGTCTTCAACGCGTGCGACATCCGCAGGACTGGAACGAGCGACGTAGCTGCCTGGACGCTTTTCTGGGTCCAAGCGGAAGAAAGTTCCATTCTGAACTAATTCTTCACACAACCGATCGTTTTCTTCCTGGGAACCGTCACACCAATAGATAGAATCGGGTTGGCAAAGTTCAGCCGCTTCTTCGACCCAATCCTGTAATTTCTTGTTTTTGGTCATTTAAACCTCCAGTTGTTAGTTAAATTACGTTTTTTACTGCTCCTATATATTTTATAACATATTTCGTCACTTGGCAAATTAAAAGGGTGGGCGATTTGTGGTAGATTAAGAGTCGGGATTCGGAAATCCCTCCGACAGGGGAGTTATAAGGAAACAGCTAAAACGCTGCGCCGAGGTTAACATGGATTTTCCCGCGTAGCAGGGAATCTCCTGCGGCGAGACCATAGTTGATGCGTAAGATACCGCCTCTTGATTCAAGTCGCGCCCCGAATCCGTAGCCGACTCGGAGTTTGTCAAGGACAGACGGTTTTTCAATCAGAGTAACAGCACCTAAATCTGTGAAGATGAAAATTTGTGAATCGGGTCCGACGAGGAATCGATATTCAAGGTTCGCGTATACACGCCGCGGTCCAGAGAACCAATCTTCATCATACCCACGTAACGTAGTCGCGCCGCCAAGATAAAAGAGTTCGGTTGGGGGAATGTTGACCCCCCACGCCACTGCACCGTGGAGTTCAATGGCAATCGTCTGTTTCCGCCATGTTGGAAAGTATTGCTGCAGGGAGAGCCACGCCTTCCGAAGCCGAAAATCGCTCCGTGATACTTCAAAAGCGATGCTGTCACGCCGTCCACGTGTTGGGTTTAAAAAATAGTCGCGGGTATCCCGTGTCAGCCGGAGTGTGAGGCTATACTTCGTCCCACTATATGCATCTGTTTCGGTTAACGGAGTAGGATTTGGTTCGGGAAAGAGTGATGTCTGGGACTGGATATCGAGCGGGAGAACTGTTGTCGGAGGCAGAGTGGCGGAATCTGGCACGTTAATCCGTTTATACCCTAATGTCATAGTTCCTTCAAAGACGCGTCCGAAGTTCGTCGTTGCGCTTAAGTTACTCGACTGCTCTTCGGAGACTGTTTCGGCGGTAAGTTGTTCCCTATTTGTACGCTGCTCTTTGAGTTGTCCATACTCTACACCGATTGTTAAAGGTTTACCGAATATCCACGGTTCTGCATAACCGAGTCGCAAAATCTTAAGAAGCCCGGATTTCCAATAGAAGTTAAACTGTCTCCCTGTTCCGAGCAAGTTGGTTTCGCGGGCTTCAAAGACACCGGTAAGTTGTGGTGCAGCGTCAGCATTTGAGTCTGGCGGTGCGTATCCGATGACACCGCTCAACTGTCCTGTCTTTGCTTCGGTTACCCGCGCATGGAAGTTAATCCTGTCTTCTGTATCACCGACTTCCAATACATTCGGATTGACTTGATAGAAATACCCTAAATTTCGCAAACGGCGATAACTTGTATCAATATCGCGCTGGTCGAAGTTTTGATCAGGTTTCACTCGGATTTCCCGAAGGACTACCTTGGTCTTCGTTTTTTCGAGTCCGCTAACCTTAACCTCGCCAATTTTAACTTGCGATCCTTCGCTGATATTCAACGTGAAGTCAACGGTGCCTGTTTCCGGTGAGAATTGGAAGTCCTGAGGGGCAATCTCAACTTTCGGATATCCGTGTTCGCTGTACAGAGTTTGAAGGCGGTCAATGCCACGTTCCAACGCGACCTGTGTAAAAAGTTTTCCCCATTTTAAACCGAGTTCATCACGAATTTCGTTCTCCGAAAAGCGTTGATTTCCTGTGAGTGTGAGTGTACCCGTGCGGATCTGTTTGCCTTCGACAATTTCTACTGTGATGGATACATGGGATTCGTTATTGAGTTGTTTGATTCCTGAAATCGGCGTAACCTCAGAAGACGTTTCTGCGAACACAAAACCTGCTTCCTGATATGCTGTGACGATGCGTTCAAAACTTTCTATAATTTCCAAACGAGTGTAGGCTTTTTCTTCCACCCATCCGAATAGACTTATCAATTTTTTCTGGTTTAAATGTTCATTGCCGTTGAAACGGAGTTGATGAATGCGATAACGCTGCTCTGGCTTATCCGCTCCTTCGTTATCGAGTGATGTCGTTTCTGAGGCAGGGGCCTGTTCTGTGGTTTCAGAATTGGACCTTGTTTGGGAGAGACTCGTCAAACAGAGGAGTAAGCAGATGAAAAATAGGATAATTCTTGGCAGTCGTGGGTTAGGCATCTATTGTCTCCGATAAACTCACATTTATACCAAATAAGTATTTTAACATGTGCGATGCGTTAAAAGCAAACGATCCGTTCGTGTAGGTAATAGTTTTGTATTATTTATACACCTTTGATCGTTAACCCCTTAAATCTCCCTGATCAGCGGATTGGCACTATATGCTTCTGATAGAGGAGTTCCATAAAATTAGTGTTTGAATGGTGATCTTAAACGATATGTTCCTCGTGAACGAGAAAAAATTTGATAAAATTCTGCAAATATGGTATTATATTAAGCAAGCGTTAAATTTATAACTTATTCATAAAGGTTTCAACACGTACCACAATCATTAAAGTTACGCCTGCAAGGAGACAGGGATATTATGCCAAATGCTTTATTTGTTTATCCGAAGTTCCCGCCATCTTATTGGGGCTTTAAGTACGCCTTGGAATTTCTTGGTAAAAGATCATCAATGCCCCCGCTTGGACTATTGACTATCGCTGGAATGTTCCCTGATAATTATGCGTTAAAAGTCGTTGATATGAACATTGAGCCGCTGACGGATGCGCATCTTCAGTGGGCAGATGTTGTGCTGACATCGACAATGATTGTTCAAAAGGACTCGCTTTATGAAGTTGCTGAACGCTGTAATCGAGCATCGGTCCCTATCATCGCGGGCGGACCGCACCCGACTTCCTACTATGATAATATCAAAGAGGAAACGGATGCCACTATTGACCATTTTCTCTTTGGTGAGGTTGAGGAGATCTTTGAAGAGTTCTTAACCGATTTTGAGAGCGGCTGTGCGGAGGAAATCTATCGCGAGAAACGGAAACCGGATATCACACAGACACCCCCGCCCCGCTACGACCTTATTAATATTAATGCTTAC is a genomic window containing:
- a CDS encoding BamA/TamA family outer membrane protein; this translates as MPNPRLPRIILFFICLLLCLTSLSQTRSNSETTEQAPASETTSLDNEGADKPEQRYRIHQLRFNGNEHLNQKKLISLFGWVEEKAYTRLEIIESFERIVTAYQEAGFVFAETSSEVTPISGIKQLNNESHVSITVEIVEGKQIRTGTLTLTGNQRFSENEIRDELGLKWGKLFTQVALERGIDRLQTLYSEHGYPKVEIAPQDFQFSPETGTVDFTLNISEGSQVKIGEVKVSGLEKTKTKVVLREIRVKPDQNFDQRDIDTSYRRLRNLGYFYQVNPNVLEVGDTEDRINFHARVTEAKTGQLSGVIGYAPPDSNADAAPQLTGVFEARETNLLGTGRQFNFYWKSGLLKILRLGYAEPWIFGKPLTIGVEYGQLKEQRTNREQLTAETVSEEQSSNLSATTNFGRVFEGTMTLGYKRINVPDSATLPPTTVLPLDIQSQTSLFPEPNPTPLTETDAYSGTKYSLTLRLTRDTRDYFLNPTRGRRDSIAFEVSRSDFRLRKAWLSLQQYFPTWRKQTIAIELHGAVAWGVNIPPTELFYLGGATTLRGYDEDWFSGPRRVYANLEYRFLVGPDSQIFIFTDLGAVTLIEKPSVLDKLRVGYGFGARLESRGGILRINYGLAAGDSLLRGKIHVNLGAAF